GCAGCAGCCCATACGCCACCACAATAGACAAGTCAATGGTAGCGTTTTTACCCTCTATTGATATTTTATTAATATGGGAAATACTTTTTCGGCTCAGTATATTGCCTGAACTGCGGCTCTCCATTCCATAAACGCCCTCCACCTCGGAAAGAGCCATGCTAATCATGGTCTTGAGCACATCTTCATTGTACCTGATATCACCTAAATTGTTTTGTCCCAAAGGATCAGTTTTCATAGAAACCTCCTTAAAATAAACTACAATAAGTTATAATGCAGCGCATCCAATTACTTTATTTTACCATAATTATACTGTATGTAAAGCAATAACAAATTTATCATATTGCTCCGCATAATCATCAACCGTATCCGGCCCTATTGACACCCGCCACATAATATATGAGATAAACTTTTTTTAACCGTTATAAACAAGGATTTCAAGGTAAGCTGATCCGGGAAGCAGCCAAAATGGATATCCGAACTAAAACCAACAAAAAGCCTGCCACAAACCAGATGGTTTACTTGGCAGGACCCGAGAATGAACAATCCCGGCCCGGGTTTTGGTAAATATTTTGTGTTGCCCGCCTTTATTAACAATGTTATCATCTTATTGTTAAATTACCGCAGTTGTTGTATGCCTCCTCATAGAACAAAGCCCTGAAACTCATTTCAGGGCCTTTTTTTGGAATTGATACCAAGTGTTGAAAGTTGCAGATAACTTTCTCTGGCTTTTACAACTATTATTGCTTATAATGTATTTGTGTCTCTTTGTTATTCCTGGAGTTGGGAACAGAGGTGGGAAGTATGTTGTGTAAAGACTGCCTGTATTTTAAGCAGTGGAAAAAGATTGAAGCATCAATGTGTGAAAAAACCAAACAGCCGGTGGAGGCCAACAACCGGCCATGTGACCATTTTGTCAGTAAGCTGCATATGACCGACGAGTGGGGAGTATCAGCCGCTAACGGGGCTAAATGCTGCGACTAAAAATCTTGATTTTTATAATCCGGGATTACCCGGATTTTTTTATTTTTACAAAAACCTGCTTTAGTAGCAGGCATCCTGAAACCGATCACCTATAAGGGGGTGCTATGCACTCTCTGTTCGCAGCGGTCTGTTTCAGTTTTAATTTAGAAACTTTAAAATATCATCAGGCGACTGCAAATCGAAAATTTCCTCCCCAATCGCATCCAAAACCGCATCGTCGGCATTCATGACCAGTACCTGTAAATCCTTCGGCAGGCTGCCGAACCGTTTGGAAATTTGCTTAATTAACAATTCAGCCTTTCCTTCAATTCTCCCTTCAATTTTACCTTCAATTCTCCCTTTCCCTATACCTTTTTCAATGCCCTTCAGTTCGGCATATTTGATTCTGGAGATAGCGTCCAGTCTGGCTTTTTCCTGTGCATAGGCTTTTTGCCGTAATCTTTCATCGGCGCTTATCTCTGCCAATATATCCATGGCCATAGCTAATTCCTCCTTTTCTTCCGCTAGTTTTTGGAGCAATTCTTTGCCATCGGGCTTACCGGCATTTTTCATAAAGGTCAGCCAATATTCCACCGCGTCCATTTCCCCCGGGGGTGTCTGGTCAATGAATTTTTTCAGTTCAAAGTAATGTATCTCCAAATCCTCCACCAATAAAAAGCCGTCGTCCTTCTCTAAAATCCTGTATTGGGTGTGGTATCTATCGGTTTCATGGATGATATCAAAGTCCAGGATGTTGATTACGATGGATTTTTTCAACGTGGTGTACGCTTCGGATTCGGCAATGGTTTCCGAATACATCCGGGCCCAGTAGTATAAACTCCTCTTGCGGAAGTTGTCGACGTCGTTGACTTGAACCTCAATGT
This genomic interval from Desulfoscipio sp. XC116 contains the following:
- a CDS encoding Asp23/Gls24 family envelope stress response protein, with the translated sequence MKTDPLGQNNLGDIRYNEDVLKTMISMALSEVEGVYGMESRSSGNILSRKSISHINKISIEGKNATIDLSIVVAYGLLLRDVAKNVQNKVIEVIETMTDLNVDAVNVTVAGLDIKD
- a CDS encoding Rpn family recombination-promoting nuclease/putative transposase, with product MTAEQPKDLLSPLIDLVFKALFAREEPRSRIILIDLLNSLLGLQGDNKITSITHLNPFNYKEYPGDKSSILDIKVMTHAKERINIEVQVNDVDNFRKRSLYYWARMYSETIAESEAYTTLKKSIVINILDFDIIHETDRYHTQYRILEKDDGFLLVEDLEIHYFELKKFIDQTPPGEMDAVEYWLTFMKNAGKPDGKELLQKLAEEKEELAMAMDILAEISADERLRQKAYAQEKARLDAISRIKYAELKGIEKGIGKGRIEGKIEGRIEGKAELLIKQISKRFGSLPKDLQVLVMNADDAVLDAIGEEIFDLQSPDDILKFLN